A genomic segment from Nocardiopsis sp. Huas11 encodes:
- a CDS encoding bifunctional nuclease family protein, producing the protein MKHMEVVGVRVEMPSNQPIVLLKESDGDRYLPIWIGGVEATAIALAQQGVAPARPLTHDLFRDVLDALDTGLKTVNITGLSDGIFYAELVFSNGVEVSARPSDSIALALRTGTPIFAHEDVIEEAGMPIPDEQEDQVEAFREFLDNISPEDFGRRTE; encoded by the coding sequence GTGAAGCACATGGAGGTCGTCGGCGTCCGGGTTGAGATGCCCTCGAACCAGCCGATTGTCCTGCTCAAGGAATCCGATGGGGACCGCTACCTGCCGATCTGGATCGGCGGGGTGGAGGCGACGGCGATCGCCCTGGCCCAGCAGGGCGTCGCACCCGCCAGGCCCCTCACGCACGACCTGTTCCGGGATGTGCTCGACGCCCTCGACACCGGGCTCAAGACGGTGAACATCACGGGGCTCAGCGACGGCATCTTCTACGCCGAGCTGGTCTTCAGCAACGGCGTGGAGGTCAGCGCCCGCCCTTCGGACTCCATCGCCCTGGCGTTGCGCACGGGCACGCCGATCTTCGCGCACGAGGACGTGATCGAGGAGGCGGGGATGCCGATACCGGACGAGCAGGAGGACCAGGTGGAGGCGTTCCGGGAGTTCCTGGACAACATCTCGCCCGAGGACTTCGGACGACGGACGGAGTAA
- a CDS encoding MerR family transcriptional regulator, which translates to MDVGYRGPAACTAAGITYRQLDYWARTGLVEPSVRSGAQNAPLYSLPDILLLKVAKRLLDTGISLQQIRNAVDHLRGRPAPDLARITLMSDGVSVYECTTPDEVVDLMQRGQGMFGLALANVWRELEDALGVVPAEERADLPTAPQPVDELARRRRERRTG; encoded by the coding sequence ATGGACGTCGGGTATCGGGGCCCAGCGGCGTGTACGGCCGCGGGGATCACCTACCGCCAACTCGACTACTGGGCCAGAACCGGCCTGGTGGAACCGAGCGTGCGTTCCGGTGCCCAGAACGCCCCCCTGTACAGCCTTCCCGACATCCTGTTGCTGAAAGTGGCCAAACGGCTGTTGGACACGGGCATCTCGCTGCAGCAGATCCGCAACGCGGTCGACCACCTGCGCGGCCGGCCCGCGCCCGATCTGGCCCGCATCACCCTCATGAGCGACGGCGTGAGCGTGTACGAGTGCACCACGCCCGACGAGGTCGTCGACCTGATGCAGCGCGGCCAGGGCATGTTCGGCCTGGCCCTGGCCAACGTCTGGCGCGAGCTGGAGGACGCCCTCGGCGTCGTCCCGGCCGAGGAGCGGGCGGACCTGCCCACCGCGCCCCAGCCGGTGGACGAGCTGGCCCGGCGCCGACGGGAACGCCGCACCGGCTGA
- the gcvP gene encoding aminomethyl-transferring glycine dehydrogenase: MGAPARVFADRHIGPTPAEVQEMLKTVGYGSTAELMSAAVPESILTAPGTGAPLDLPEALGEAEALAELKELASRNALRTSMIGLGYYDTLTPPVILRNILENPAWYTAYTPYQPEISQGRLEALLNFQTMVSDLTGLPVSGASLLDEATAAAEAMTLARRASKAKGNAFVVDADVFPQTLQVLRTRAEPLGIEVVVADLTDGLPDAEAFGVLVQYPASSGVVRDPSRIIAAAHERGAMAVVAADILALTLLRSPGDLGADIAVGSTQRFGVPLGFGGPHAGYMSVGEKLRRQLPGRLVGVSVDNAGRPAYRLALQTREQHIRREKATSNICTAQVLLAIMAGMYAVYHGPDGLRAIARQVHTRTVALADALTERGFEVVHSAYFDTLRVRVPSSGRVVAAALEAGYNLLAVDQSTVGVSVDETTSAADLEKVLEAFGEAERGSSRIRLSVDENASRVPSDLARGVDYLSHEVFNTHRSETSLLRYMRRLSDRDLALDRTMIPLGSCTMKLNATAEMEAITWPEFAGLHPFAPLDQAAGSVAIVRDLEIWLAEVTGYDAVSLQPNAGSQGELAGLLAIRGYHRSRGEAHRDVCLIPSSAHGTNAASAVMAGMRVAVVACDDNGNVDVADLRAKTEAHAEDLAAIMVTYPSTHGVYEDTITEVCRLVHEAGGQVYVDGANLNALLGWAKPGEFGADVSHLNLHKTFCIPHGGGGPGVGPVAVRSHLAGFLPNHPGQPEAGPHTGVGPVSAAPFGSAGILPISWAYVRMMGGDGLRAATETAVLSANYLAKRLEPYFPVLYTGADGLVAHECVIDIRPLQKATGISNEDVAKRLMDYGFHAPTMSFPVAGTLMVEPTESENLAELERFIQALIAIRGEIDRVESGEWDADDNPLRGAPHTAEALTADVWEHGYTRAEAAYPVSSLRQDKYWPPVGRIDQAYGDRNLVCSCPPPEAFEL, from the coding sequence ATGGGCGCACCCGCCCGCGTCTTCGCCGACCGCCACATCGGTCCGACGCCGGCCGAGGTCCAGGAGATGCTCAAGACGGTGGGCTACGGCTCCACCGCGGAGCTGATGTCCGCGGCCGTGCCCGAGTCGATCCTCACCGCTCCCGGCACCGGCGCCCCGCTCGACCTGCCCGAGGCGCTCGGCGAGGCCGAGGCCCTGGCCGAGCTGAAGGAACTCGCCTCCCGCAACGCCCTGCGCACCTCGATGATCGGCCTGGGGTACTACGACACCCTCACCCCGCCCGTCATCCTGCGCAACATCCTGGAGAACCCCGCCTGGTACACGGCCTACACGCCCTACCAGCCCGAGATCTCCCAGGGCAGGCTCGAGGCCCTGCTGAACTTCCAGACGATGGTCTCGGACCTGACCGGCCTGCCCGTCTCGGGCGCCTCCCTGCTGGACGAGGCCACGGCGGCCGCCGAGGCCATGACCCTGGCCCGCCGCGCCTCCAAGGCCAAGGGGAACGCGTTCGTCGTGGACGCCGACGTCTTCCCGCAGACCCTCCAGGTGCTGCGCACCCGCGCCGAACCGCTGGGGATCGAGGTCGTCGTCGCCGACCTCACCGACGGGCTGCCCGACGCCGAGGCCTTCGGCGTCCTGGTGCAGTACCCCGCCTCCAGCGGTGTGGTCCGCGACCCGAGCCGGATCATCGCGGCCGCCCACGAGCGCGGCGCGATGGCGGTCGTGGCCGCCGACATCCTCGCCCTGACCCTGCTGCGCAGCCCCGGCGACCTGGGCGCCGACATCGCGGTGGGCTCCACCCAGCGCTTCGGCGTCCCGCTCGGGTTCGGCGGCCCGCACGCCGGCTACATGTCGGTCGGCGAGAAGCTGCGCCGCCAGCTGCCGGGCCGCCTGGTCGGCGTCTCGGTGGACAACGCCGGCCGCCCCGCCTACCGGCTGGCCCTGCAGACCCGTGAGCAGCACATCCGCCGTGAGAAGGCCACCAGCAACATCTGCACCGCCCAGGTGCTGCTGGCCATCATGGCCGGGATGTACGCGGTCTACCACGGCCCCGACGGCCTGCGCGCGATCGCCCGCCAGGTGCACACCCGCACCGTGGCGCTGGCCGACGCCCTGACCGAACGCGGCTTCGAGGTCGTCCACTCCGCCTACTTCGACACGCTGCGCGTGCGCGTGCCCAGCTCCGGCCGGGTCGTGGCGGCGGCGCTGGAGGCCGGGTACAACCTGCTCGCCGTCGACCAGTCCACGGTCGGTGTGAGCGTGGACGAGACCACCTCCGCGGCGGACCTGGAGAAGGTGCTGGAAGCGTTCGGCGAGGCCGAGCGGGGCTCCTCGCGGATCCGCCTGAGCGTGGACGAGAACGCCTCCCGGGTCCCCTCCGACCTGGCCCGGGGCGTGGACTACCTGTCGCACGAAGTGTTCAACACCCACCGCAGCGAGACCTCGCTGCTGCGCTACATGCGCCGGCTCTCCGACCGCGACCTGGCGCTGGACCGCACGATGATCCCGCTGGGCTCGTGCACCATGAAGCTCAACGCCACCGCCGAGATGGAGGCCATCACCTGGCCCGAGTTCGCGGGCCTGCACCCCTTCGCGCCGCTGGACCAGGCGGCCGGGAGCGTGGCGATCGTGCGCGACCTGGAGATCTGGCTGGCGGAGGTCACCGGCTACGACGCGGTCTCGCTGCAGCCCAACGCCGGGTCGCAGGGCGAGCTGGCCGGGCTGCTGGCCATCCGCGGCTACCACCGCTCCCGCGGCGAGGCCCACCGCGACGTGTGCCTCATCCCCAGCTCCGCGCACGGCACCAACGCCGCCAGCGCGGTGATGGCCGGGATGCGCGTGGCCGTCGTGGCGTGCGACGACAACGGCAACGTGGACGTGGCCGACCTGCGGGCCAAGACCGAGGCGCACGCCGAGGACCTGGCCGCGATCATGGTCACCTACCCGTCCACCCACGGCGTGTACGAGGACACCATCACCGAGGTGTGCCGCCTGGTCCACGAGGCGGGCGGCCAGGTCTACGTCGACGGCGCCAACCTCAACGCGCTGCTGGGCTGGGCCAAGCCCGGCGAGTTCGGCGCGGACGTCAGCCACCTGAACCTGCACAAGACCTTCTGCATCCCGCACGGCGGCGGCGGTCCGGGCGTGGGCCCGGTCGCGGTGCGCTCGCACCTGGCCGGCTTCCTGCCCAACCACCCCGGCCAGCCCGAGGCCGGGCCGCACACCGGCGTGGGGCCCGTCTCGGCGGCGCCGTTCGGCTCGGCGGGCATCCTGCCCATCTCCTGGGCCTACGTGCGCATGATGGGCGGTGACGGCCTGCGCGCCGCCACCGAGACCGCGGTGCTGTCGGCGAACTACCTCGCCAAGCGACTGGAGCCGTACTTCCCGGTGCTCTACACGGGCGCGGACGGCCTGGTGGCGCACGAGTGCGTCATCGACATCCGCCCGCTGCAGAAGGCCACGGGCATCAGCAACGAGGACGTCGCCAAGCGGCTGATGGACTACGGCTTCCACGCGCCGACGATGTCGTTCCCGGTGGCGGGCACCCTCATGGTGGAGCCCACCGAGAGCGAGAACCTCGCCGAGCTGGAGCGCTTCATCCAGGCGCTGATCGCCATCCGCGGCGAGATCGACCGCGTGGAGTCGGGCGAGTGGGACGCCGACGACAACCCGCTGCGGGGCGCGCCGCACACGGCCGAGGCGCTGACCGCCGACGTCTGGGAGCACGGCTACACCCGGGCGGAGGCGGCCTACCCGGTCTCGTCGCTGCGCCAGGACAAGTACTGGCCGCCGGTCGGCCGGATCGACCAGGCCTACGGCGACCGCAACCTGGTGTGCTCCTGCCCGCCGCCGGAGGCCTTCGAGCTCTAG
- a CDS encoding DUF5999 family protein, producing the protein MCSHEPPCPSFEDTDREAARVVSSHPEQGWSLLCNGVVLFDDTGELLPDGAVVAPHRPHVAA; encoded by the coding sequence ATGTGCAGCCACGAACCTCCCTGTCCGTCCTTCGAGGACACCGACCGCGAAGCCGCGCGCGTCGTCTCGAGCCACCCCGAACAGGGATGGAGCCTGCTCTGCAACGGCGTCGTCCTATTCGACGACACCGGCGAGCTTCTCCCCGACGGGGCGGTTGTCGCCCCGCACCGGCCGCATGTGGCGGCCTGA
- a CDS encoding tetratricopeptide repeat protein: MTTTSGRPARSGPAETPEATDPEDRPEQDTPSGLDAAALCDQAQDLAENGHLKRSAKLYEQAVAANPRPTVQARALLGLAVVQDQRGDAAASRAAARRALATGDTRYAPRAAYHLALSLEQDGELGEAERVWERLLDLGGPGYAAVAHYGLARAAEARGDSEGAQEDWERALSLPPGPEPISRLHAVTVVEASRDLAGRLLERGAPGAAAAAVERGLAVADDPGLRLLRSAAHLEHAIADLGAIVEPPEDERDGPGPEPGTSGAAVELLAGLLALRGEPESAERVWHAGLTDRDPETAEAVRRRLRRAIAPSPEETEGAQEAAEPWWERYLEQAVATSSAPVLAGELFAVVTRMHALLAVPVAEGESRPAELRAAMEQALRTPSELVWGADVHDDFRRRLRAAMGGQDVLPEGWPDQG; this comes from the coding sequence ATGACCACGACGTCCGGACGTCCCGCGCGCTCTGGCCCCGCCGAAACCCCTGAGGCGACCGACCCCGAGGACCGACCGGAGCAGGACACGCCCAGCGGGCTCGACGCCGCGGCGCTGTGCGACCAGGCCCAGGACCTCGCCGAGAACGGCCACCTCAAGCGTTCCGCCAAACTCTACGAGCAGGCCGTCGCGGCCAATCCCCGCCCCACCGTGCAGGCCCGCGCCCTCCTGGGACTGGCCGTGGTCCAGGACCAGCGGGGCGACGCGGCGGCGTCCCGGGCCGCCGCGCGCCGCGCCCTGGCCACCGGAGACACCCGCTACGCCCCTCGCGCCGCCTACCACCTGGCCCTGTCCCTGGAACAGGACGGGGAGCTCGGCGAGGCCGAACGCGTGTGGGAGCGCCTCCTGGACCTGGGCGGGCCGGGCTACGCCGCCGTCGCCCACTACGGACTGGCCAGGGCCGCCGAGGCGCGCGGTGACTCCGAGGGTGCCCAGGAGGACTGGGAACGGGCGCTCAGCCTGCCGCCCGGCCCGGAGCCGATCAGCCGCCTGCACGCCGTGACCGTCGTGGAGGCCTCCCGCGACCTGGCAGGGCGCCTGCTGGAGAGGGGCGCGCCCGGTGCCGCGGCCGCCGCCGTGGAACGCGGCCTCGCGGTCGCCGACGATCCGGGTCTGCGCCTGCTGCGGTCCGCCGCCCACCTGGAACACGCCATCGCCGACCTCGGCGCGATCGTGGAGCCCCCAGAGGACGAGCGGGACGGCCCCGGCCCGGAACCGGGTACCTCCGGGGCCGCCGTGGAGCTCCTGGCCGGACTCCTGGCCCTGCGGGGCGAGCCCGAGTCCGCCGAGCGGGTGTGGCACGCGGGTCTGACCGACCGCGACCCCGAGACCGCGGAGGCCGTGCGAAGGCGGCTGCGCCGTGCCATCGCGCCGTCCCCGGAGGAGACCGAGGGGGCGCAGGAGGCGGCCGAGCCGTGGTGGGAGCGCTACCTGGAGCAGGCGGTCGCCACGTCGAGTGCGCCGGTCCTGGCCGGGGAGCTGTTCGCGGTCGTCACGCGGATGCACGCGCTGCTGGCGGTGCCGGTCGCGGAGGGGGAGTCCCGTCCGGCGGAGTTGCGCGCCGCCATGGAACAGGCTCTGCGCACCCCCAGCGAGCTGGTGTGGGGCGCGGACGTGCACGACGACTTCCGACGGCGCCTGCGCGCGGCGATGGGCGGGCAGGACGTGCTGCCCGAGGGCTGGCCGGACCAGGGCTGA